The genomic region AAGAAGACGTATGTTTAGTAACTCAGGGATTAGTCTGTATGGGACCTGCAACAGTTTCACTCTGTGGAGCAGAATGCCCAAGTATAGCTGTACCTTGTAGAGGTTGCTACGGACCAACTGGAAATGTAGTTGACCAGGGTGCAAAAATGATCAGTGCGATTGGGTCTGACTTCGGTGTTGAATCTGATAAAACTATTGATCCAGAAACAGTTGCAGATCAGCTTGACGATGTAGTTGGAACTTTCTACACATTCACACTTCCAGCTTCATTAGTACCTATGAGAATGAGGAAACAGGAGGGTAAATAGATGGTTAAATTAACACTTGAACCTGTAACAAGAATTGAAGGTCACGCTAAAATTACCGTACAACTCGACGATGCAGGAAACGTTCAAGATACCAAACTCCACGTTATGGAATTCCGTGGATTTGAAAAATTCTTACAAGGAAGACAAATTGAAGACGTACCAAGGATAGTACCAAGGATCTGTGGTATATGTGATGTACAGCACCACCTTGCAGCTACCAAAGCTGTTGACGGTATCTTTGGTTTCACTCAGGATGATGTTCTCCCAGCAGCATACAAAATGAGGGAACTCATGAACTGGGGTTCATACATGCACTCCCACGCACTTCACTTCTACTTCCTCGCAGCTCCTGACTTTATAGCAGGAAAAGACAGGAAAACAAGAAACGTTTTCCAGATCATTAAAGATGCACCTGAATTAGCTTTACAGGCAATAGAACTCAGGAAAAACGCTCTTTCAATAGTCAAAGCTACTGGTGGAAGACCAATTCACCCAACATCAAACTTACCTGGTGGAATATCCACAGAGCTTGATGATGAAACTCAAAAAGACTTACTGGCAAAAGCTCAAAGAAACGTTGAATTAGCAGACGCTACAATCCAGACTGCAATTCCAATCTTTGAAGAAAACTTAGACCTTGTTAAAGAACTTGGTTACGTTAAAACTTACCACACAGGTCTTGTAAACGACGGTGTATGGGATGTTTACCACGGTGATGTAAGAGTTAAAGATGCAGAAGGTAACCCTTACGCAGAATTTGCTCCTGAAAATTACCTGGACTACATCGCAGAAAAAACAAAACCATACTCCTACCTGAAATTCCCATACCTGAAAGATTTAGGTTACCCAGAAGGTATCTACAGAGTTGCACCTCTCTCAAGGTTAAACGTTGTAGACAAAATGCCTGATGCTGCACCTAAAGCTCAAGATTACCTCAACGAATTCAGAAAAACATTCGGCTACGCTCAGGAACCACTTTTATTCCACTGGGCAAGACTCATAGAGTTACTCGCATGTGCTGAACTCGCTGCTGATACTTTAGATCAGGATTTATCCGGACAAAAATGGCAAGACTCTCTTGAGAAAACAGCTGGTGAAGGTATAGGAATTGTTGAAGCACCAAGGGGAACTTTAACTCACCACTATGCTGCAGATGAAAATGGACTTGTCACTAAAGCAAACATAGTAGTTGCAACCATCCAGAACAACCCATCCATGGAAATGGGTATCCAGAAAGTTGCTAAAGACTACATTAAACCTGGTGTAGAAGTAGATGACAGTATTTTCAACCTAATGGAGATGGTAATAAGAGCATACGACCCATGTCTATCCTGTGCAACCCACGAAATCGACAGTCAAATGAAACTTTCAACCCTTGAAGTATACGACAGTGAAGGACACTTAATAAACAAACTTTAAAACCATTTAAGGGTGAAAAAAAATGATAGTAGTAAACAAAGAAGGATGTATCAAGTGCGGAGCTTGTCAAGGTGTATGCCCAACAGAAGCAATCTCAGTAACACCTGAAGATGTTATTTTCTGTGATCTCTGTTCTGGCGAACCAAAATGTGTAGCAGCCTGTTCAACAGGTGCCCTCAAAGCAGAAGAAATGCCAATTGGGGACACTGGCAAAACTCAGACTCGCATAGTATTTAGTCCTTCAGCATGTAACCAGTGTGGTGACTGCGTAGATGTCTGCCCTCCAAATGTACTTAAAATGGATGAAGGAAAAGTCCAGACAACAATGCCTTTACACGGATTCTGTGTAATGTGCCAGAAATGTGTGGATGTTTGTCCAGTAGAAGTCATTGGTATAGAAGGGGTCAAAGAACCTAAAGTAATTGAAAAAGACATCACCGGACCTATATATGTTTCAGGCTGTGTTGGCTGTGGAATGTGTGTAGAAGAAT from Methanobacterium veterum harbors:
- the mvhA gene encoding F420-non-reducing hydrogenase subunit MvhA, which translates into the protein MVKLTLEPVTRIEGHAKITVQLDDAGNVQDTKLHVMEFRGFEKFLQGRQIEDVPRIVPRICGICDVQHHLAATKAVDGIFGFTQDDVLPAAYKMRELMNWGSYMHSHALHFYFLAAPDFIAGKDRKTRNVFQIIKDAPELALQAIELRKNALSIVKATGGRPIHPTSNLPGGISTELDDETQKDLLAKAQRNVELADATIQTAIPIFEENLDLVKELGYVKTYHTGLVNDGVWDVYHGDVRVKDAEGNPYAEFAPENYLDYIAEKTKPYSYLKFPYLKDLGYPEGIYRVAPLSRLNVVDKMPDAAPKAQDYLNEFRKTFGYAQEPLLFHWARLIELLACAELAADTLDQDLSGQKWQDSLEKTAGEGIGIVEAPRGTLTHHYAADENGLVTKANIVVATIQNNPSMEMGIQKVAKDYIKPGVEVDDSIFNLMEMVIRAYDPCLSCATHEIDSQMKLSTLEVYDSEGHLINKL